In Lentilactobacillus sp. SPB1-3, the sequence AAAATCACCTTTCAAATATGCAGCATCTAATTGATATCTGCCAATATATTTACCGTTTGTCACACCATATGAACCTCTTGATTCATGATAAGCAATCCAAGCTTTTGGTGAGCCATCTGCAGCTTGTTGAGCAAGCTGATCAGCTACCTTAACAGAAACTGCAGCTGTTTGGTTGTAAGTATTAACCTTAGGTGTTGCTGGCTTTGACACTGGAGCTTTCTTAACTGGTTGTTGATTAGTTAACTTTGCAGTTTTCTTAACACCGGCAAGAACATTGAGCTTTTGACCTACCTGAATCAAGTTGCTTTCAAGATTATTGGCTTCTTTAATCGAATCTACTGAAACATCGAATCTTTTAGAAATCCCATCAAGGGTATCGCCCGATTGAACCGTAACGGTAGTTGCCTCTCCAGCGGTGAAGCCTCCGAGGAAGAGTAGTGCAACGAACGCTGCGAAAATAATAGAAAATAATTTCTTCAAAATATACACTCCTATGACTAGATGTTAGTTGATTTTTTAAGAACAACGGACAACATACTATAGGATAATTATTACTATAAAATTTCGCTAATGTTAAAAAAACAGGCTAAATTGTCATGTGTGTAACCAATTTGCAACAAAAAAGATGTGATTATTGGTCCGTGGTACCACTTTCAAACCGACAGTGGCACATTATTTCGCCTTGTCACCACTTCGCTTAATTCCAATGCCAGTGTAACCACTTAAAATTGAAAAAATTGGTGAAGCTAAACTAAAGATTACAAAAGGCAAATAACTTAATGTGGAAACCTTTAATGCATTGGCGGCAAAAACTCCGGCAACTCCCCAAGGAATTAAGTAGTTGATTACAGTCCCTCCATCTTCCAAGGCACGACTCAAACTAACTGCAGCAAGTCCTTCCCTTTCAAATGTCGCTTTGAAGGCATTTCCTGGGAGAATTACTGAAAGGTATTGTTCACCAACAAAGATGTTCACACCAATTCCGCTTAAGATAACAGCTAAAATCAATGAACCAGTTGATTTCAGGCGTTTTGACAATGGAATCATGATTGAATCAATGATTCCAAACTTCATCAAAAGACCACCTAATGCTAAGGCACAGATAATCAAACTAACTGTGGCCATCATGGAGGCCACTCCACCACGACTTAATAGTGCATCCACTGCTTGATTACCAGTATGGGATACAAAACCATTACTCATGATATTAACTACGTCAGCAATTTTGGTCTTTGGTGCAGAAATGAATAGCATCCCTGTTGCCACCACAATGTTAATAAACAAAGTAAAGATTGCTGGAATCTTGATCCAAGCACAAATGAACATCAAAGCGATCGGTAAGAATGCCCAAGCTGAAACGCTAAAGTGGCTAGTTAAAGAATTAACTGTTTGATTGATGGAGTGACTAGAAAGTGCCTTGCCACTTTGGCCAATTAATATGAAAACTACGAAAGAAGTTAGCCATGCGGGAATTGTTGACCACATCAAGTTTTTAATATGTGCGAACAAATCAGCGTCAACAACGGCAGATGCTAGGTTAGTAGAATCTGATAAAGGTGAAGTTTTATCACCAAAGATAGCACCTGAAATAATAGCACCAGCCACCATTGCTGGATTCATGCCCATAGTTATACCCATACCCATAAAGGCAATTCCAACAGTTGAGATAACCGTAAAGGCACTACCAATTGCCGTGCCGACAATTGTACAAACAATAAATACTGAAGGTAAAAACCACTCAGCTGAAATCAAATGGAAACCAAAAACCATCAAGGATGGAATAACCCCTGAGGCGATCCAAGTACTGATCAAGATTCCAATCAAGATGAAAATAAAGATTGGAATAATT encodes:
- the nhaC gene encoding Na+/H+ antiporter NhaC, translating into MEEQTQSKVSLMEGSIILVVMLLIMGFSVIKLALSPEIPILLVIFLLICWAKVRHFSWSSINDGIVNGIQTGIIPIFIFILIGILISTWIASGVIPSLMVFGFHLISAEWFLPSVFIVCTIVGTAIGSAFTVISTVGIAFMGMGITMGMNPAMVAGAIISGAIFGDKTSPLSDSTNLASAVVDADLFAHIKNLMWSTIPAWLTSFVVFILIGQSGKALSSHSINQTVNSLTSHFSVSAWAFLPIALMFICAWIKIPAIFTLFINIVVATGMLFISAPKTKIADVVNIMSNGFVSHTGNQAVDALLSRGGVASMMATVSLIICALALGGLLMKFGIIDSIMIPLSKRLKSTGSLILAVILSGIGVNIFVGEQYLSVILPGNAFKATFEREGLAAVSLSRALEDGGTVINYLIPWGVAGVFAANALKVSTLSYLPFVIFSLASPIFSILSGYTGIGIKRSGDKAK
- a CDS encoding LysM peptidoglycan-binding domain-containing protein, coding for MKKLFSIIFAAFVALLFLGGFTAGEATTVTVQSGDTLDGISKRFDVSVDSIKEANNLESNLIQVGQKLNVLAGVKKTAKLTNQQPVKKAPVSKPATPKVNTYNQTAAVSVKVADQLAQQAADGSPKAWIAYHESRGSYGVTNGKYIGRYQLDAAYLKGDFSPANQEKVANNYVNNRYGSWSNAKSFWEAHGWY